One genomic window of Muntiacus reevesi chromosome 4, mMunRee1.1, whole genome shotgun sequence includes the following:
- the HOXC13 gene encoding homeobox protein Hox-C13, whose product MTTSLLLHPRWPESLMYVYEDSAAESGSGGGSGGGGGGAGGAGGGCSGASPGKAPSMDGLGNSCPASHCRDLLPHPVLGRPPAPLGAPQGAVYTDIPTPEAARQCAPPPAPPTSSSATLGYGYPFGGSYYGCRLSHNVNLQQKPCAYHPGDKYPEPSGALPGDDLSSRAKEFAFYPSFASSYQAMPGYLDVSVVPGISGHPEPRHDALIPVEGYQHWALSNGWDSQVYCSKEQSQSAHLWKSPFPDVVPLQPEANSYRRGRKKRVPYTKVQLKELEKEYAASKFITKEKRRRISATTNLSERQVTIWFQNRRVKEKKVVSKSKTPHLHST is encoded by the exons ATGACGACTTCGCTGCTCCTGCATCCGCGCTGGCCGGAGAGCCTTATGTACGTCTATGAGGACAGCGCGGCGGagagcggcagcggcggcggcagcggcgggggAGGCGGCGGCGCGGGCGGAGCGGGGGGCGGCTGCAGCGGAGCGAGTCCCGGCAAAGCCCCGAGCATGGACGGGCTGGGCAACAGCTGCCCCGCCAGCCACTGCCGCGATCTGCTTCCGCACCCCGTGCTGGGCCGCCCGCCGGCTCCCCTGGGCGCCCCTCAGGGCGCTGTCTACACGGACATCCCGACCCCGGAGGCGGCGCGCCAGTGCGCCCCCCCGCCGGCGCCCCCCACCTCGTCCAGCGCCACCCTGGGCTATGGCTACCCGTTCGGTGGCAGCTACTACGGCTGCCGCCTGTCGCACAACGTGAACCTGCAGCAAAAGCCTTGCGCCTATCACCCGGGCGATAAGTACCCCGAGCCGTCGGGCGCCCTTCCTGGTGACGACCTGTCCTCCAGGGCCAAGGAGTTCGCCTTCTATCCCAGCTTCGCCAGCTCCTATCAGGCGATGCCCGGCTACCTGGACGTGTCGGTGGTGCCTGGGATCAGCGGACACCCAGAGCCGCGTCACGACGCGCTCATCCCCGTCGAAGGCTACCAGCACTGGGCTCTCTCCAACGGCTGGGACAGTCAGGTGTACTGCTCAAAGGAACAGTCGCAGTCCGCCCACCTCTGGAAGTCTCCCTTTCCAG ACGTGGTCCCCCTACAGCCCGAGGCCAACAGCTACAGGCGCGGGCGCAAGAAACGCGTGCCCTACACCAAGGTGCAGCTGAAGGAGCTAGAGAAGGAGTACGCGGCCAGCAAGTTCATCACCAAAGAGAAGCGCCGGCGCATCTCGGCTACCACAAATCTCTCGGAGCGCCAGGTCACCATCTGGTTCCAGAACCGTCGGGTCAAAGAGAAGAAGGTGGTCAGCAAATCGAAAACACCTCACCTTCACTCCACCTGA